AAAtttgttacaaaaaaaatatattgtaattTACTTCAACTGCTACAGCTCATAGTGACTTATCTACCCAAAATTAATCTTACCAACTCCCCATGAACACAGTTTTAAcgaaaaacaaatttaaaagaggagaaaagcttACTAGTATCTTTTaactcaaaatatattttaaggcaTTGCCTGATTCTTGGCATCTGGGCAACATCTGAACAAGTCATTCTACTACTCCATACAGGGAGGGGgcagagaggaaataaaagaatctACAATCTTCCAAACATCACAGTCCTATActgcaattaattttaagaCAGGTACAGTATGCTGGgttgaaaagcagcagcagaaaatctTACTAGACACTCGTGCATTGAAGTGCAAAGTTCTTACAGTGGTTCTACCTTCATCTTTATAGGGGTAGATACTGGGATGGCTAAACAGTCAAAAAAGCTTAAATATATCTGAGGTACTTTACCTCTCCCTGAGAATTTTTCAGTACAACTTTCACATCTTCACCAGTGCCCCAAGAATTCTGGTTCCTCCAGATGAGGTGAGTAGGTGGGCTAGCAGTTACTCCAGCATTTGCAGCCCAAATCTGTTAAAGGTCACAAGTGAACATTATCTGTTAGTCTTATGTACTGCATTTCCATGTTACTGAGTTAATGAATTCCATTTAGGTAACGCCAATGAATATCCTccagttaaaaaaatacaagtctCTGCCTGGCCACTtccaagtttttgttttgtgttttgttttgttttttaaatgtaaaatattcttttatttttaatacagactTCTGAATATGTAAATGCCTTTATTTATGGTCAGAATTATTGTTCCATAAAGAACGcatgtttctgaaaaatacaGTTCTCTTCACCAAGGAGTTATTTTTCCCAGCAATTGATACAAAGAATGCCAAATATAaatggaagttatttttttctgaacatgtgTATGGTACGAGCAAAATTAAAACCTCCATACTGATATACTGATATATATACCGACCGATATACACAAATTGGCCTCAAGCCTGTTTCAGATGAACAGCTGAAGCTTGACAACTTACTGTAACAGTTTGTCCTGCCTTCAGTACATATCTTGAGGTATATCTGTAACGAGCAGATGTGTCTCCAATTTTTCTGATCATCTCCCAACCTCCCATAGGTTGATCctaacaaaaagaagaaaaaatgtttccatcagCAGTCATTCTATTACACATTGGGTATTCTACATATAAAGACACAATACATGTGGCACAAGTCATGGTAAAAAATTAAAGCACCAATCATTGGGAAGGGCCCTACTCGCTAATAACCTGGGGCCGAGGTTGTGCTTGTGCTTCAACAGGAACCCGTCCTAGATGGGTGTCAGCATGATGGGTCCCTCCAGACGTCTCATCATCTGCCTTAACATGATCACAGCACTCTCCTCCATGGTTTGGTCTCCAgctcaaacaaaaaacaatgtaGGGAGGGTCCCGCTGGCATATGCAGGACACACAGACAATGActccaggagctggaggggcaGCCAGCGCCCCCAAGCTGGGCAGCAGTCAGTGCCTGCCTCTCCAAGGGATGTGGTTACCAAGTTTATTAAAGATAGAATTAGTAAGACTGGTacttttcccctctgttttaatttgtgttaaTTCTGCTTTCTTAATTTGTGTTAATCACCCTTTTTtatgttaataaagaagggggagatgtaggagtgtggccatgggggtcaaTAAGCCCCATGGCTgctgataacatcagactcctAAGATAAGTTTTGAGCAAACTGCTAAAAGGAGCTCAtactgaaagtcgctggaaatagaattgaatcatagaattgaaggggttggaagggacctcgaaagatcatcgggtccaacccccctgccaaagcaggttccttagagcaggctgcccaggtaggcatccagagttgccttgagtatctccagagaaggagactccacaacctccctgggcagcctgccccAGTGCATTGTCACCCAcgctgtgaagaagttctttcacatgtaggtgtggaacttcctgtgctccatctcatggccattaccccttgtcctgtccccacaaaccactgaaaagaggctggccaaatccctctatctcccacacctcaggtatttatacactttgaggagatcccctctcagtcttctcttctccaggctgaacagacccaggtctctcagcctttcctcacagggaagatgctccaggccctgtatcatccttgtggccctctgctggactctttccaggagatccctgtcttttttgtatcGGGGAGCCCAGatctggacacagtactccaggtgaggcctgaccagggaaGAGGCCTGGCCAGGGCaatgatcacctcccttgacctgctggccatgctcctttttatgcacaccaggatcccattggccctcttggccaccagggcacgctgctggctcatggtcagcctgtcgtccaccaggacccccaggtccttctcctcagagctgctctccagcaggtcatcccccagcttGTACTGATagatgtggttgttccttcccaggtgcaggactctacacttgctcttctTAAATTTCATTTGGTTACTTCccgcccatctctccagcctgtccaggtctcgctgaatggcagcacagccttctggcatgtcagccactcctcccagctttgtgtcatcagcgtacttgctgagggcagacagaGTTCCCTCATGAAGGTTGTCgataaagatgttgaacaagaccggacccagcaccaacccctggggaacaccactagtcacaggcctccagtcagactctgctcctccgatcaccaccctctgagctcagccagtcattGAGTTCTCagcccaccttactgtccactcctctatcccacactttctcagctttgctatcaggatgtcaAGGGAGACAGCaccaaaagccttgctaaagtcaaggtagatgacatccactgctctcccctcatctatcCAGCTGGTGATGCTGAGTTGAAGTCGGTcagcagcccacacaggagcTTCTCAAAGGGCTGCCCAAGATCGGAATACCCAAATCCTTGGTCCAGACACCACCCCCTTagccctgtttgcccgtcctggtcactgcgctccctaggggcagcttctGAACGGCCAGGGAGGGGTTGTTGCTGGCTCTGCCTACGCCTTGTCAGCCTCCCTCATGAGGGCTGCTGGGCCCTGGCGGCTGCCTCGAGTGGGCtcaataccagaaaaaaagtagtttttctggtagtttttccgtgttttaatttgcattaatCATGCTTTTTATGTTAATAAAGAAGAGGGAGacgtgggagtgtggccatagGGGTCGACAAGCCCCACGGCTGGTGGTAACATCGCACGGTAACATCGCACTCTTGAGGGTGAgaccatcaggaatgtaaagagtttagagggaacaaagaagggtgattcaggagacaccATGCCATCTCAGGTTGCTTGTTCTCTAGCTGCTAAGGCATGTAAGTTGCTGGGTGGTGGCTGGTTCCCAGGCAAAGTGGTTGAACAATGAATAGTTAATGGGAAAGTACTGCTGTGGGGCAGATGGTGTAAGCAGGTAGCCTGTCCTCAATAAGGTAGATTAAGTTATTCCCTcaataagagagagagagatgaagtTACATTAGCAGTTACTGACCCTAAAAGAGCCCTGGTGTCCATGTGGTCATTATGCCACAAATGCATACATAgaattttcagtgaaaacattTACTATCAATTTACCTTCATTATGTAAATAGCTAGTTTTAGTCAAATTGATATTACATCTTATTTCAAGAGAAAGCTCAATACAGCCTACTTTTTAATTCTCATGTTacattttttcaaattaatgtttatcgtttactttttttttctttacagcttGGTCTAAATAAATACTACAATTTAAGACaagacaataataataaagtgattttctgaaaaacaaatcattCCTTTTAGTCTTCTTAAAAAGATGTTTCTAAATATGCACACCTCTCACTATGTACTTCTTTTTGTTggataaaaaataattgaaaggaGTAATAAGCATTGGCAAATCAAATAGGAAAACATATACAGGTCATCACTGCAGAATGACAATTTCAAAATGGGTATAGATATCTAAATTCCCCCCTCTCCCAACCGACACCTTCCAAACATTAAACAGTAGAATCTGGAAAgttaatcatttaaaaataaataaccttATTTACCTTAATGGTTTCTGACATTCAGTTGGTcattgaaatacaaatatataaaatccTCTTTAAATGAGTATGGAATATTTTCTATCTACTTAGACATGTACATTGCTCTGTCCAACACTTCTGAGCATCTCTAAGTACAGCTTATAACACTGCACTACAGACTACTGCTATACTGCTGCCAAAGTACAATAACCATGAATCATATCTGTGGCTACTTACATGTATATAACTGAACCAATGGCCCACTCATGGAGCAATGAATGTGTGGTTAGATGTGACCCACAATAGGAGGGAAATCTGCATTACACACAGACACGGGGGATTACTAGAACAACtcagaaaggtaaaaaacaACTGGTCCTGATTCATTAGAAGCAAGCTAAATTCAGGTAAATTAAAGACATCTAGACAACTATCTTGGTCTAGACAGCTAAATGTTAAGGCTTTGTCCTTTGAGCACACCCAGCCTGTAAGTCTTATCCCAGACAGGTAATTAAGATTAATTCATGTATTGACACTGTGAGGCAAGAGGCAAGTAAAGAACCAAGAGCTCTCACTCTGTGACCCATAATTCTGCGTGCAAAGACCCGAATGAAGAGGATTTGTGATTGCACCATTCGGTTGGGTGGGATTCAGCTGTGTGACTGTGTGTGAGGGTGTGGCTGAGACGGAACTTCATTCTGAAGCGAGTGCAGAGGTCTTCTAACTGCAGTTCCAATCTCCCGTgagggacttggccggtgaaggaccgaagCAATTGGTCTAGGAATTCGTGGGTGGGTTAACCACTTGCAAgacacctccagacacaagcaCAGCCAGGGATTCGGAGCCTCTTGGAGGGTTCTGGGGATTCGGAACTTATTTGAAGGTTCCAGGATGGGTCAGGAGAAAAGTGACCCATAACAGGAACTTGGGAGGTTGAGTCTCCTCCTGTAGATTTGAAAGTAAAGCTCAAAAGAACTTGAAGTATATCGGGGCATAGCTACCCTTTGGATGTTAACTGTATGTATATTAAAACTTGTATTTGGGGACCTCAAAACCCCACAGGGGGAGTACCACTTCCAGTAGAGATAAGATAGTATCAGAGAATATTGCAAAGGCATTAAATGTAATGAACTGGTCTGTGGAGGACTATTAACATTCCCATGCTTAATTCCCTGTACTACACTCCTtgtatggaaaataataatccaAGGAATGCAGTTTACCACAAACCCAGCAGAAAGTCCTCAAGAAGATAGAGTCTCTCTTATGGTTcaattggccttggccaaatTCAAAGCCAAAACACGAATTAATGacattcaaaagaaaaggaagaattagtgttaggttagaggttggactcgatgatcttgaggtctcttccaacctagaaattctgtgaaattgtgATATATGGCGTAATAACTCGTGTCAAGATAGTCaatgttaataaagaagggggcaATGTGGGAGTGGGGCCATGGGGGTCCACAAGCCCCATAGTTGATGacaacatcagactcttaacaatgaggccatcaggaatgtaaagagtttggagggaacaaagaagggtgattcaggagatgccatgcCATCtagggttgcttgttctccagccattaaggcatggaagttgctgggtgtttgctgttgctgttatatgcaaagttgtttgaccaatgaaaagttgtttgaaaagggctgctgtggggcaaaGGGTACAAcaagggagcctgtcctcaagatgaaaaaaaaggcaacgcgatataatgaagttatgtcatcaataaagaagtcgaaaaaaggaatgaatggGGACAGGCTAGTAGAACAGggaccaggatgggaacaggcacattgatcacCTCATGAaggttcagccaaactcagcaaaccactcaaagaagctcatacagaaagtcactggaaatggcacaccggagctgggaagaagctcaagctgggAGAAGCGGAGCCACGCACACAGCTGCCCcttgctggtaagcagctgcacattatggggaatcatacgtccttagaaaaaagactgtcctggtaaccttctTAACAATCGGACaatttatgatcctgaaacatgaaaccaaattgaggtcaaggtgtgggactctgcaactaaaaatgacaaagtTGCAGTGCGATTGCTCGGTGGCACCTAGctagcagtctctgaggccttaaatagccatgtgggaccacagtcagaaacgtgtggtttgccagacagtgagggagttGTGGGCTCGtttactgatctgactgctacaccatgggcccctctgctgttacagccatctcaggcctttgctgttacgctcCCTAGATACCTGGACATGCCTTTTGACctaggccctattggccttgaaaaggagatggatatgtgttttttttcgaTCCACGAAGaataggatacataaggcctgaaggccgagttgcttgacaacttaaagcaattGTTTTTTATCGTTCCTGCTCTGGAATTCTtcggtgtttgtaatcaagaaaaggaatggaaaatggaaactgAAGTCATGGAAGATAGGGGAACACTTCAACCAGGATTACCAACTCCAACTATGCTCCCCCAGTAATGCACATTAATAGTGatagacttaaaggattgtttgttaccttttctgattgtacatatgtataggcgtactcgggtttagtatgtaaaacaatgttctgtatatttagaaagtctgatgttcatgtgtgcgtgttggtagagcacagactccccgtgcacccagcactgtttacttgccttttataaatattactaaattcagattgagttgagacttcatttataacaccagGGGGAGTATCTTCATTAATTAGAGGGAAAACTTAGATGCTGGCAACCAGATTAATCTTTGCCATTTAAAACATCAAGATAAGCTCCCTTTCTGGTAAAGCTAAAAGATCTGACTACATTAGACAAAGCCTGTgcaacactgaaaacaaagaacagttAGCAATTCTGAACACAGTTTAGGTGCAGACAGCACACGAGAAAACAAGAATTAGACTTCTCTGAAACTGAGGTTACAAAAAATCAGGTCTCTTAATTCCAGCACCCTACTGAAgcaatgttcattttttcttctcccaaacTAAGGGAGGGAAAGAACCTCCCTCTGCCCAAACGGATACCAAAGGTTTTCTTCCCTGTACTCCATTGTCCAGCCCTATCATATCTACAAATGATCGTTTGTAGAGTTTTTATGCGTCTTGGGAGGGAGCAAATTATTGAATGTAACAGTTAACATCCTTTGGATCAAAACATGAGTAACAACACATGTCCTTAAATGAAATACCCTTTGATAAATAGATATAGTCTTGCTTCTCCAACTGATACAAACTTCAAAAtactcagagaaaaataatctggAAGCTTTAGCACAGGCAATGAGGGCTCCTACTTCTAGAAACTGTGGATGCAACCAAGGAGTAAGGAAAATTATGATTTAAAGAAGCTATATGGAAATAGAAGGGACACTGACAATTACATTTAGACCTTAATTTTCCATCAGTATCTATTTCTTCTGGGGCgttttaaagcagaaacaaactTCAGAGAGATTTTTAAGACAGGAAATGGTGTAAGCAGACATTAGGCTATCAGTGACAACGTTAATGGTAAAGCCAGATCACACTTGGCAAAGTAAACTCTGAAGTGTAATACAACACTCAGGTGAGTGGGATACCTAGGGTATAATTAGCAAGAAAACTAAATCATTAAAACCAACCATTATCAACCCAGAATACTGTATGAAAGCTCATCTTGTGATAGACTGATTTCTTCATGACAAATCTTATACAGCCCAATTTAGCTCCAGAATTAACATGAAGCCTGGGATCTGACCATTGCGGAGGATGCCTTCCACCGCTAGTTGTCAGCCCACTGTAAAGTCACATCATGTGCATTTTCTAACCTGTTCAGAGGTGTTCTTCAAGCGGATAAATTTTCCATCAACATCTATCTCCTCAATGGAGACATTTCCAGTGGCAGAAGCTGAGTGGGAGATGCTGACACTACTGCTGGCTTCAGATTCCTCCACATcaatcctcctcctctttcttttggTTGTACGTACACTACGGCTTGATGAAGCTCGTGAAACTGTCACTCGAGAGGACGGACTTGGAGTAAGTTTGAGCCTAAATCAAAGGACACAAGACACACACAAACCacactttttacattttttttttaaaccttgaaTTATATAATTTTTTCCTATCCCCTCCTCTTCCCAAAGATTTATATAGATAAAGGTACAGGAATACTATAAACAAACAACATTACAGCAAAAATTGAAGCTATAGGTActttaacaaattaaataaaatgttgttcAAGTGGGTGATTAATGCCGTGGGAACACAGAATACTGAAGGATTATGTTAACATTACTAAGTATCTTTATGCCTTTGCTAGTGACTGTATTCCTAGGTATCTGGAACaagtcaaaaaagaaaacaaagaaactaacatcaccacaaaaaaagaaaaagtcttacAGGGGCTTTTGTATGAAATTTATGCAAAAAGCCAATGGCACAActctttgtattttgtattttatcccCACATTTGAGAGGTATCAGCCCATATGAGTAATATGTCAgtcaaaaacactgaaataccaAAAAAATTTCAAATGACAGCTGTGGCTTgccaagaaaaatattgctcaGCATTGCTGAAGCCTGGGATCACATGTGAAAAGCATATCTGTTTGATAAGCTGAGTAATCATAATAGCTATTACTGTACTAAAACTATTTTAGCAACTCTCACAAGTGGCTCACAAATAATGCTGTAATTACCCCTGAAAAACAGTATTAACAGTGGTGCCAAATAGACTGACAAATGACAATTCACTATTTCCTCAGGGATGACTCTTGATGGTGGAATGATATCTGTTCCCTGGGAGAGCTGTTGGTCTGATACTCAAGCAGGTTGCCCTCACAAAGACTTAAGTGTATAGTAGACACTTCATTAATGCATTCCCAGATGTGCCTTTTAATAGAAGTGAAGCATATAGAGACACCAACATCTGTTGTCATGTTCTTTCATACCTCTCCTCTTCACCTTCCAGCAGTTTCCGGTACGCATTGATTTCCATATCAAGTGCCAGTTTAACATCCAGAAGCTGTTCATAGTCATTcaactgctgctgcatctgACTTCTTATTTCTGCCATTTCCCCCTCTCTCTCAGATAGCATCTTGCGGCAGTTTTCCCGTTCCCTGACCAAGGTGTCCTCAAGCTCTTGTACTTTATCTTGCCATACTCTAGACtagaaagcagtgaaaaaacatcaaaacatcAGTGGTCTAAAGACCAAGTCTCCAAGCATTCTACTTTACAGGTAACCTCAAACTCAAAAATAGGTTAAGCATTTTCACCCCCTTGCAGAATTCAAACTCACCCATATTCTTCCTCCTGTTCTCCATGTTTCCTTCTAAAAAGGTAACACCTTAAGTCCCAGTGAAGTTTGCAACCTACTCTGGAAGAGAGCTACCTACTTAATTTCtctgaaatctgaaaatgtTGCCACAGCTGAACTTACTCAGTTGAGAAAAGGAATCTGACTCTTTAGATCAGTTTAAGACATGCTGGGCAAGACAACACAGAATGAAAATGCAGCTCAGTGAACTTCTGATCCTGTGATAAGTAAGTGTTGTTTCAaatgtctgttctgtgcttcagcCTACTACTGCCAATTCAAAATTCTACGAGAAAGTTTCTCTAAAGGAATAGGGTTTGTTCTCAGTGAATGAGAAAACCTGTCTGCCTACTTGCTGAAACTAGTGGTTATTGGTCcagaaggaaagagaatttgttacatacttgaaaaaaaatcacatcaagcAAATAATATTGTACACACAGAATGGAATGCTTACCAAAGAATAACTAAATAATGACATCTTTAAGATTTACTTTCCCCAAgcatattttctctgtttaataGTCTCTGAAAATCTTTTAATTAAAGGACAGACAAAAAACAACGCCCCAGAATCGCCATGCCTGGTGTTAAGTAACCACGTCTGCTACACAGGCATGCTGCTCAGGAAGTCATCATAGTCCAGAGACAATGAAAACAGGCAGCCTGCAAGGCTGATGCAGAGTACCATTGTAATTAGTTACCCATCTTAAGACTTGATACCGAGTTTATGAAAATGAGTCAAGTGACACACAGAAGACCCTAGTGGAAACAGCTACAGTGTTCAATGCTGGTAATCCAAACTACCATCAGTGGTAAGAGTTTTCTTCCAAGAGAAGAAAGCTAGCTGAAATCAGTGCTAGCAAACTTAAAAGAAACTTGTACTTGCTGACACTGCTGGCCCTAGAACAagcacaacaacaaaatcttttttaggGGGACAGTTATAGTCAAACTTGCAGAGGGCAATTTTGATAGTCTTGAAATTCACAGGAAATAACCCTGCAAATTCAGAAGGAAGTTTTCTGAACCTAGCTGCCACTCAATGTAGGCAATAGAACATTGGTATTTAACtaagaaagaagtaaaaaaaaaaatcccctcagAAACACATTGACTGAGCCACCAGAAGAAACACAATGATATGTAAAGGCAGGAGTAAGAGATAAGTAGAGAGAAGTCTCAATCCACTTCTTGTGCAACTTCACGCACACTGATTACATCACCTGATCTCTTCCAGAAACAAACTTGCCTACATAATAGGAAAATTGGTAGTGCTTGTACCCTTACAGACAAATCCAAGTCATGAAGTTGAACATAATTAAAGGTTAAGGGAAATAAGtctttttgcattaaaaatcaaGACTAATTAGTGGGACTGAAGAATCACAAATAGCTTTTTACCTCTTTCTGAAGACTGCTCAGGAGGGAAGAGAGCGTTTCAATTCGCACGCGACTTTCATCAAGCTCTTCCCTTACGGACTTGGCTGTACAATTGCTCATCTCAGAGGACAGTTTAGCATTGTCAAGCTGCAGTAGATCAAGTTCAGACAAGAAAAATTATtcaccaaacaaaaacacacactaCACTAAGCTGCAAAGTTCCTCTCTGCAGCTTTAACACaatgaaacatttctctttAAGGGTTAAATGTGGCAATTCAATTACCATTTCATATTGCTCTATCTGAAATCAGAATCCTCTGAATGTTTATAATAGGATAAATACCCGTTAATAAATACCCATTAGTAACATCTTCAATGAAAAGTTTGAAAGTTGGACTGCTAAGTTCAGTTTTCATGCTGATCAGTATTTATCTATTTAAATACTTAAGAAAGTATGCTTAAATAGAAGCTAAACTAAAATTGCTTGTTctctaccaaaaaaaacaagcaagctgATGCTAATTATCAGCCATGTTAAGCACATTGGGAACGTGCTTTCAGATTTCAGTGCACAGTGACACTACTTCTTCATTTTAATCACTACTtcacacaaacatttttatgtatttaagcTAGCTACAACATTCTGCTGATCACCACCTTATCTACCTAAGCAGACTTATTTACCTAAACAGACTTAAGTTGCATTGAACTTATAGATCAAATGGTATAATTTCTATTTAAGATAAATCTAAAAGCACAGAAGCAGTACACCtgagaaaaaggaataaaaaaaatcaattatgaAAGGTTTTTCAGattagaaaacagcaaaagatttttttgctAGATTTTAAATTAccttctttctctattttttttcaagtcagaTTGAAGCCGTGAGGATAGGCAATGGCATGCTGTCACCCcaccttgtttttaaaaacactaaCTGCAACAAGCAGCCACAGAAACTGGGTTCAGTTGAGACATCAGGATCCATCCTTACAGAAATTCTGAATCATTTAGAGGAAGGAAATTATGAAGTATAACTGATTTCAGTTTGAGTATGCTTTCACTCTTCTATAGAAGTGGGAACCATTGGGTGTGGTAGTTTTCACACAAGAATTTTTATATAGGGTCTGAGGACTCAGGATGCTGTCTTCTCTGAAAGCTGTTTTACAAAATAAGCTCTGTACAAAACACAGGACATCTTACTGATCAGGATTGTTACAATATAGTTATAATAAACACATTAATTTCCTTGAATTTGTAGCAATCCCAGTACAAATCTTTTTCCACACAATTCAGTCACACTGTGTGCTCTACACTTACATTGTTGTGCTGCTTGAGTTTTAACTCTGCTTCTAAAATAAGACCTGAAAAATTTACCTTCAAAAACACTGATCTTAAACCAAGCTTCAGAATTAAACCCTTTGAAATACAAGTAATAATGTTAGGATTCTTCCATTTATCAAAGCGAAAATAAAGAACATCAGACTCACTTTGGTGCGATAAGTCTGTTCAAGCTCTTCTTTGTACAGCTTCACTTGTGCATCATGttgctctcttatttcctgAAGTGCTTGGCTCAGTTTATGTTCATATTCAATTTGGCGACCAGAATCAACCTCAACTAGGCGAGTTTCATGTTTCCGTTTTGTCTCATTGATTTcctaaaaccagaaaaataaaatagccatTCAATAGATGAGGCAAAACAAACTGTAGAATACTATTCACTGAGTAGATAGTAATACATTGTTTAAGCTAGTCTTGTGGGTCTTCCTTAGAGTACTTTAACACTGTTTCTACTGCAGGTTTCTCACAGGGACACTTTTCCATGTCTGACCAGCAAAGCACCTTATTTTGCAATTGAAAACACTTAGGATGTGAACATGAAGTCATTATTTCCTTCTGAGCTGCCTACATTTTCAACAAATATACCT
This region of Anas platyrhynchos isolate ZD024472 breed Pekin duck chromosome Z, IASCAAS_PekinDuck_T2T, whole genome shotgun sequence genomic DNA includes:
- the LMNB1 gene encoding lamin-B1 translates to MSSSVPLSRRSRGSAAAAPLSPTRISRLQEKEELRQLNDRLAAYIDKVRGLETENSTLQLQASEREEVRGREVTGLKALYETELADTRQVLDDTARERARLQIELGKVRAEHEQLLSSYAKKESDFNGVQVKLRELEAALHSKEAALATALGDKRSLEGELDDLRDQLAQLEASLAAVKKQLADETLLKVDLENRCQSLIEDLEFRKNMYEEEINETKRKHETRLVEVDSGRQIEYEHKLSQALQEIREQHDAQVKLYKEELEQTYRTKLDNAKLSSEMSNCTAKSVREELDESRVRIETLSSLLSSLQKESRVWQDKVQELEDTLVRERENCRKMLSEREGEMAEIRSQMQQQLNDYEQLLDVKLALDMEINAYRKLLEGEEERLKLTPSPSSRVTVSRASSSRSVRTTKRKRRRIDVEESEASSSVSISHSASATGNVSIEEIDVDGKFIRLKNTSEQDQPMGGWEMIRKIGDTSARYRYTSRYVLKAGQTVTIWAANAGVTASPPTHLIWRNQNSWGTGEDVKVVLKNSQGEEVAQRSTVFKTTIHEGEEENEDEEEIIVEEEDQQGGPTASNKNCMVM